Proteins encoded together in one Anoxybacillus flavithermus window:
- a CDS encoding sugar phosphate nucleotidyltransferase, with protein sequence MGKLMLGVIDATTYKKEMNDLTLQRSIAAVPFAGRYRLIDFVLSNMVNSGIESVAIFPKYQYRSLMDHLGSGKNWDLNRKRDGLFLFPSTDLPISHIGSFQHFQQHIDYFLRSTQKYALICNSYTVCNIDYEEVLRRHIMNECDITRICHHGQSLDMFILETSLLLDLIANQQRNHYQSIVDVVNDQTNGLTVCDYEYDGYVAVIDSIERYFHHSLELLQPDVWKQLFLKGRPIYTKVKDEPPTKYTSHACVRNAMIANGCVIEGEIENSIISRSVKIGKEAVVKHSVIMQKSQIGENCHLEYVIVDKDARIGDGVKLIGTPKEPIVIRKGTIQGALMKS encoded by the coding sequence GTGGGAAAATTAATGCTTGGGGTCATTGATGCTACAACATATAAGAAGGAAATGAATGATTTAACGCTCCAGCGTTCGATTGCGGCTGTCCCGTTTGCTGGGCGTTACCGATTAATCGATTTTGTTTTATCAAATATGGTTAATTCAGGGATTGAAAGTGTCGCTATTTTCCCAAAATATCAATATCGTTCGTTAATGGATCACTTAGGTTCGGGTAAAAATTGGGATTTGAATCGAAAACGCGATGGCTTATTCCTTTTTCCTTCAACAGATCTCCCGATTTCTCATATTGGATCATTTCAACATTTCCAGCAACATATCGATTATTTTTTGCGAAGTACACAAAAGTACGCTCTCATTTGCAATAGTTATACAGTATGTAACATCGATTATGAAGAAGTGCTGCGACGCCACATCATGAACGAGTGCGATATTACTCGTATATGTCATCATGGTCAATCCCTCGACATGTTTATTTTAGAAACATCGTTGTTACTCGATTTGATCGCTAACCAACAAAGAAATCATTATCAAAGTATTGTTGATGTTGTCAATGATCAAACAAATGGATTAACAGTATGTGATTATGAATATGATGGGTATGTTGCGGTCATTGATAGTATCGAACGTTATTTTCATCATAGTTTAGAACTTCTTCAACCAGATGTGTGGAAACAATTGTTCTTAAAAGGAAGACCGATTTATACAAAAGTAAAAGATGAGCCACCGACAAAATATACATCGCATGCTTGCGTGCGTAATGCAATGATCGCAAACGGATGCGTCATCGAAGGGGAAATTGAAAATAGCATTATTTCGAGATCAGTAAAAATAGGAAAAGAAGCTGTTGTGAAACATAGCGTTATTATGCAAAAAAGTCAAATTGGGGAGAACTGTCATCTTGAATATGTCATTGTTGATAAAGATGCCCGAATTGGCGATGGGGTGAAATTAATTGGGACACCGAAGGAGCCAATCGTCATTCGAAAAGGAACAATACAAGGAGCGCTGATGAAATCGTGA
- a CDS encoding glycogen/starch/alpha-glucan phosphorylase produces the protein MFTDKEEFKQTFLKRLEMMYGKRFWESTVLDQYNTLGHMIREYISKHWIQTNERYRAEHKKQVYYLSIEFLLGRLLGSNLMNLGIRDVVEQGLKELGIELAHIEEVEIDAGLGNGGLGRLAACFLDSLASLDLPGHGQGIRYKHGLFDQKIVNGYQVELPEQWLRHGNVWEVKKEDLAVEVNFWGKVECYEQDGRLTFRHYDVEKVMAVPYDMPVIGYDTTTVNTLRLWSAEPAKFPLHKHVMQYKRETEAISEFLYPDDTNDEGKILRLKQQYFLVAASIGSIVRDYRQRYGHLQHFHRHVAIHVNDTHPVLAIPELMRILLDEEGMGWDEAWHITTNTISYTNHTTLSEALEKWPIYIFQPLLPRIYMIVQEINERFCRDLWNRYPGDWKRIEEMAIIAHGLVKMAHLAIVGSYSVNGVAKIHSEILKHREMKLFYEYFPEKFNNKTNGITHRRWLLKANPELSSLITEAIGTEWIKQPEQLIQLKKYATDHAFQEQLEKVKHHHKQQLATYIYEKTGVAVDESSIFDVQVKRLHAYKRQLLNVLHIMHLYNRLKEDEHFDMYPRTFIFGAKASPGYHYAKRIIKLINSVAQKVNSDEQINGRLKVIFLENYRVSLAEKIFPAADVSEQISTASKEASGTGNMKFMMNGAITIGTLDGANIEILERVGHDNMFIFGLTAEEVLHYYANGGYHSYEYYHHDQRIHQVVNQLVNGFFPDAYDHFEPIYDSLLAHNDQYFVLRDFASYADAQQQVGATYKNRQKWLEMSIVNIACSGYFSSDRTIEEYAQDIWNIH, from the coding sequence ATGTTCACGGATAAGGAAGAGTTTAAGCAAACGTTTTTGAAGCGATTAGAAATGATGTATGGAAAACGGTTTTGGGAATCCACTGTCCTGGATCAATACAATACGCTAGGGCATATGATTCGTGAGTACATTAGCAAACATTGGATTCAAACGAACGAACGATACCGTGCTGAGCATAAAAAGCAAGTATATTATTTGTCGATTGAATTTTTGCTAGGTCGCTTGTTGGGCAGCAATTTAATGAATCTTGGTATACGAGATGTCGTGGAGCAAGGATTAAAAGAGCTTGGCATTGAATTGGCTCATATCGAAGAAGTGGAAATAGATGCAGGTCTCGGAAATGGAGGGCTTGGTCGATTAGCTGCTTGTTTTTTAGATTCTCTTGCTTCTCTTGATTTGCCTGGACATGGTCAAGGAATTCGTTATAAGCACGGTTTGTTTGATCAAAAAATAGTGAATGGTTATCAAGTCGAACTCCCTGAACAATGGTTGCGTCACGGGAACGTTTGGGAAGTAAAAAAAGAAGATTTAGCGGTAGAAGTTAATTTTTGGGGAAAAGTAGAATGCTACGAACAAGATGGGCGATTAACGTTTCGACATTATGATGTAGAAAAAGTGATGGCGGTTCCTTATGATATGCCTGTCATCGGGTATGATACGACGACTGTAAATACGTTGCGATTGTGGAGTGCCGAGCCCGCGAAGTTTCCGCTTCATAAACATGTCATGCAATATAAACGAGAAACGGAAGCTATTTCTGAATTTTTGTACCCTGATGATACAAATGATGAAGGAAAAATTTTAAGGTTAAAACAGCAATATTTTCTTGTTGCTGCAAGCATCGGGAGCATTGTGCGCGACTATCGGCAACGATACGGTCATTTACAACATTTCCATCGACACGTAGCGATTCATGTGAATGACACCCACCCTGTGCTAGCCATTCCAGAATTGATGCGAATTTTGTTAGATGAGGAAGGAATGGGATGGGATGAAGCGTGGCACATTACGACAAATACGATCTCTTATACAAATCACACAACATTGTCTGAAGCGTTGGAAAAATGGCCTATTTACATTTTCCAACCGCTTTTGCCAAGAATTTATATGATTGTACAAGAAATTAACGAACGGTTTTGTCGCGACTTATGGAATCGATATCCTGGTGATTGGAAACGGATTGAGGAAATGGCCATTATTGCTCATGGGCTTGTGAAAATGGCCCATTTAGCGATTGTAGGAAGCTATAGTGTGAATGGTGTAGCCAAAATTCATTCTGAAATTTTAAAGCATCGTGAAATGAAGTTATTTTACGAATATTTTCCAGAAAAATTTAATAATAAAACGAATGGCATTACACATCGTCGTTGGTTGCTTAAAGCAAACCCGGAGCTTTCTTCTCTTATTACCGAAGCGATCGGAACGGAATGGATAAAGCAGCCTGAGCAGCTTATTCAGTTGAAAAAGTATGCAACTGATCATGCATTTCAAGAACAATTAGAAAAAGTCAAACATCATCATAAACAACAGTTGGCAACATATATTTACGAAAAAACAGGAGTCGCTGTTGATGAATCATCCATTTTTGACGTACAAGTCAAACGACTGCATGCGTATAAAAGGCAGTTATTAAATGTGTTGCACATTATGCATTTATATAACCGATTAAAAGAAGATGAACATTTTGATATGTATCCGCGCACGTTTATTTTTGGAGCAAAAGCCTCCCCAGGATATCATTATGCGAAACGGATCATTAAGTTAATTAATTCCGTTGCACAAAAGGTAAATAGCGATGAGCAAATTAACGGACGATTAAAAGTGATTTTCTTAGAAAATTACCGTGTCTCATTGGCAGAAAAAATTTTTCCAGCCGCTGATGTAAGTGAGCAAATTTCGACAGCTAGTAAAGAAGCATCAGGCACAGGAAATATGAAATTTATGATGAACGGAGCGATTACAATTGGAACGCTCGATGGAGCAAATATTGAAATTTTAGAACGTGTCGGTCATGACAATATGTTTATTTTTGGATTGACTGCAGAAGAAGTGTTGCACTATTATGCCAACGGTGGATATCATTCATATGAGTATTATCATCATGATCAACGTATTCATCAAGTCGTCAATCAGCTTGTAAATGGCTTTTTTCCAGATGCGTATGATCATTTTGAACCGATTTACGATTCGTTGCTTGCTCATAATGATCAATATTTTGTTTTACGCGACTTCGCGTCGTATGCCGATGCGCAACAGCAAGTTGGGGCAACGTATAAAAATCGTCAAAAATGGCTAGAAATGAGCATCGTGAACATCGCTTGTTCAGGGTATTTCTCAAGCGATCGAACGATTGAAGAATACGCTCAAGACATTTGGAATATTCACTAA
- a CDS encoding 1,4-dihydroxy-2-naphthoate polyprenyltransferase — protein sequence MPTPVRSNTQTVHYKRDWRVWWRLLRPHTLTAAFVPVSIGTVLAVDEAPIRFSLFLAMLIASLFIQAATNMFNEYYDYKRGLDTPESVGIGGAIVRDGISPTTVLFLAWSFFAVAMLLGVYICVNSSWWLAVIGTICMAAGYFYTGGPVPIAYTPFGELAAGFFMGLTIILISFFIQTGTVTTTPILVSVPISILVGAILLANNIRDLDDDQKSGRKTLAILLGRKRAIRLLAGMFITSFLWIVLLVFTKTISPWTLLVFFSIPKAWQATKGFIGKTKPIDMMPAMKATAQTNTQFGFLLVIGLFIHYWLQ from the coding sequence ATGCCCACACCAGTACGTTCAAATACTCAAACGGTTCATTATAAACGAGACTGGCGCGTTTGGTGGCGTTTATTGCGACCACATACGCTAACTGCAGCGTTCGTTCCCGTTTCCATTGGTACTGTGCTTGCAGTAGACGAAGCACCAATTCGCTTCTCTTTATTTTTGGCCATGCTTATTGCCTCATTGTTTATTCAAGCGGCAACAAATATGTTTAATGAATATTACGATTATAAACGTGGTCTCGATACACCAGAGTCCGTCGGTATCGGTGGAGCAATCGTGCGCGATGGCATTTCTCCAACAACTGTCTTGTTTCTCGCTTGGTCTTTTTTTGCTGTTGCTATGCTACTTGGCGTTTATATTTGTGTCAATAGTAGCTGGTGGCTAGCTGTAATCGGAACGATTTGCATGGCCGCTGGATATTTTTATACGGGCGGACCTGTTCCAATCGCTTACACTCCGTTCGGCGAATTAGCAGCAGGCTTTTTCATGGGGCTAACTATTATTTTAATTTCATTTTTTATTCAAACAGGTACAGTGACAACAACGCCTATTCTTGTCTCTGTTCCCATCTCTATTTTAGTTGGAGCGATTTTATTAGCCAATAACATCCGCGATTTAGATGACGATCAAAAAAGTGGTCGAAAAACGTTAGCCATTTTACTTGGAAGAAAACGTGCCATTCGGTTATTAGCCGGCATGTTTATTACATCATTTTTATGGATTGTGTTACTTGTTTTTACGAAAACGATTTCACCATGGACATTGCTCGTATTTTTCAGCATTCCAAAAGCATGGCAAGCAACGAAAGGATTTATCGGAAAAACAAAGCCGATCGACATGATGCCAGCAATGAAAGCGACAGCACAAACAAATACACAATTTGGATTTTTACTCGTCATCGGCCTTTTCATTCATTATTGGTTACAATAG
- a CDS encoding yteA family sporulation protein — protein MQYLSALRERLLQEKQQIEQRLKQNDHFGLTRTSAHDSVGELSNYDNHPADSGTELYEREKDIALNEHTERELHDIELALQAMENGTYGVCQVCGKSIPWERLEAIPTTTFCKEHSTDQVVSQHRPIEESVLSPPFGEFVVHDDAETFDAEDSWQKVARFGTSETPSDLQEDTVHYDRMYIDAEEQIGYVEPFETFAATDLYGTGITVYPNIVHEQYEQMLDDEQLMSPLGDLPAYEKDPYTS, from the coding sequence TTGCAATATTTATCTGCTTTACGCGAACGTTTATTACAAGAAAAACAACAAATTGAGCAACGATTGAAACAAAACGATCATTTTGGTCTTACCCGAACATCTGCTCATGACTCAGTTGGGGAGCTTTCAAACTACGATAATCATCCTGCTGATAGCGGAACAGAACTATATGAACGTGAAAAAGATATCGCATTAAACGAGCATACCGAACGTGAGCTTCACGATATCGAGCTTGCACTTCAAGCGATGGAAAATGGAACGTACGGGGTTTGCCAAGTATGCGGAAAATCGATCCCATGGGAACGTCTTGAGGCCATCCCAACAACAACGTTTTGTAAGGAACATAGCACCGATCAAGTCGTTTCACAACATCGTCCAATAGAAGAAAGTGTTTTGTCTCCTCCATTTGGCGAATTTGTCGTTCATGACGATGCAGAAACTTTTGATGCCGAAGATAGCTGGCAAAAAGTTGCACGTTTCGGTACATCAGAAACACCTTCGGATCTACAAGAGGATACTGTGCATTACGATCGAATGTATATCGATGCAGAAGAACAAATCGGTTACGTCGAACCGTTTGAAACATTTGCTGCAACAGACCTTTATGGGACCGGCATCACGGTTTATCCAAATATCGTCCATGAACAATATGAACAAATGCTTGACGACGAACAACTTATGTCTCCTCTTGGCGACCTTCCTGCATACGAAAAAGATCCTTATACTTCCTAA
- the glgA gene encoding glycogen synthase GlgA, translating to MKVLFVVSECVPFVKTGGLADVAGALPKELKKLGTDVRVMLPKYGLIPEHMRKKMHKIAELVVRVGWRRQYCGIEQLEYEGITYYFVDNEYYFKRDSLYGHYDDGERFSYFCRAVLDSLPVIDFQPNVIHCHDWHTGMIPFLLREEYTNNSFYARMKTVFTIHNLQFQGIFPREILGDLLNLNDRYFSIEHLEFYGNVSFMKGALVSAHMITTVSPTYKEEIQTPYYGERLDGLLRARSSHLVGILNGIDDEIYNPKKDPYIAVPYDVTTIARKSINKRALQQHFSLPSEEDIPIIAIVSRLTKQKGLDLVTCVFHEIIAQNVQMIILGTGEWEFEHFFHEMAMTYPDRVRVYIGFSEQLAHQIYAGADMFLMPSQFEPCGLGQMIAMRYGAVPIVRETGGLNDTVQSFNEFTKEGTGFTFKNFNAHDMLYTIQRARSFYEQKEIWETIMKQAMNKDYSWAQSAFKYNQLYDELMAGSGIYVHG from the coding sequence GTGAAAGTATTATTTGTCGTATCAGAATGTGTACCATTCGTAAAAACAGGCGGGTTAGCAGATGTGGCTGGTGCATTACCAAAAGAGTTGAAAAAGCTTGGGACAGATGTACGTGTCATGTTACCAAAGTATGGGTTAATTCCAGAACATATGCGAAAAAAAATGCATAAAATTGCTGAGCTTGTCGTTCGTGTTGGTTGGAGAAGACAATATTGTGGAATTGAACAATTAGAATATGAAGGAATTACATATTATTTCGTCGACAATGAGTATTACTTTAAGCGAGATTCATTATATGGACATTACGATGACGGCGAGCGTTTTTCATATTTTTGTCGCGCTGTACTCGATTCTCTTCCGGTCATTGATTTTCAACCGAATGTAATCCACTGCCATGATTGGCATACAGGTATGATTCCATTTTTATTGCGTGAAGAATATACGAACAATTCATTTTACGCACGAATGAAAACGGTATTTACGATTCATAATTTACAATTTCAAGGTATTTTCCCACGCGAAATTTTAGGGGACTTGCTGAATTTAAACGACCGTTATTTCTCTATTGAACATTTGGAGTTTTATGGAAACGTCAGTTTTATGAAAGGGGCGCTTGTCTCAGCGCATATGATTACAACGGTCAGTCCAACGTATAAAGAGGAAATTCAAACGCCATATTATGGTGAACGGCTTGACGGGCTGTTGCGAGCGAGAAGTTCGCATTTAGTTGGCATTTTAAATGGGATTGATGATGAAATATATAATCCAAAAAAAGATCCGTATATTGCAGTGCCGTATGATGTAACGACAATTGCGCGAAAAAGCATTAATAAACGAGCTCTCCAACAACATTTTTCATTGCCGTCAGAAGAAGATATCCCAATTATCGCTATTGTTTCGCGGCTCACAAAACAAAAAGGCCTAGATTTAGTGACATGTGTATTTCATGAGATCATTGCTCAAAATGTCCAAATGATCATTCTCGGAACAGGGGAATGGGAGTTCGAACATTTCTTTCATGAGATGGCGATGACATATCCAGATCGGGTTCGCGTATATATTGGATTCTCCGAACAGCTTGCTCATCAAATTTATGCTGGTGCGGACATGTTTTTAATGCCGTCACAGTTCGAACCATGTGGGCTTGGACAAATGATTGCGATGCGTTACGGAGCTGTGCCGATCGTTCGCGAAACAGGTGGATTAAATGATACGGTACAATCTTTTAACGAATTTACGAAAGAAGGAACAGGTTTTACGTTTAAAAACTTTAATGCGCATGATATGTTATATACGATTCAGCGCGCACGGTCATTTTATGAACAAAAAGAAATATGGGAGACAATTATGAAACAAGCAATGAACAAGGATTACAGCTGGGCACAATCGGCATTTAAATACAATCAACTATACGACGAATTAATGGCTGGGAGTGGCATCTATGTTCACGGATAA